A genomic stretch from Neomonachus schauinslandi chromosome 16, ASM220157v2, whole genome shotgun sequence includes:
- the IRX5 gene encoding iroquois-class homeodomain protein IRX-5 isoform X1, producing the protein MSYPQGYLYQPSASLALYSCPAYSTSVISGPRTDELGRSSSGSAFSPYAGSTAFTAPSPGYNSHLQYGADPAAAAAAAFSSYVGSPYDHTPGMAGSLGYHPYAAPLGSYPYGDPAYRKNATRDATATLKAWLNEHRKNPYPTKGEKIMLAIITKMTLTQVSTWFANARRRLKKENKMTWTPRNRSEDEEEEENIDLEKNDEDEPQKPEDKGDSEGPEAGGAEQKAASGCERLQGPPTPAGKETEGSLSDSDFKEPPSEGRLDALPGPPRAGGPSPAGPATARLAEDPAPHYPSGAPAPGPHPTAGELPPGPGGPSVIHSPPPPPPQAVLAKPKLWSLAEIATSSDKVKDGGGGSEGSPCPPCPGPVAGQTLGGSRASPTPAPSRSPSAQCPFPGGTVLSRPLYYTAPFYPGYTNYGSFGHLHGHPGPGPGPTTGPGSHFNGLNQTVLNRADALAKDPKMLRSQSQLDLCKDSPYELKKGMSDI; encoded by the exons ATGTCCTACCCGCAGGGCTACTTGTACCAGCCGTCCGCCTCGCTGGCGCTCTACTCGTGCCCGGCGTACAGCACCAGCGTCATCTCGGGACCCCGCACGGATGAGCTCGGCCGCTCGTCGTCGGGCTCCGCATTCTCGCCCTACGCCGGCTCCACCGCCTTCACGGCGCCCTCGCCGGGCTACAACTCGCACCTCCAGTACGGTGCCGaccccgcggccgccgccgccgccgccttctCCTCGTACGTG GGCTCTCCCTACGATCATACACCGGGCATGGCAGGCTCCCTGGGGTACCACCCATACGCGGCGCCCCTGGGCTCGTACCCCTACGGGGACCCGGCGTACCGGAAGAACGCCACACGAGACGCCACCGCCACGCTCAAGGCCTGGCTCAACGAGCACCGCAAGAACCCCTACCCCACCAAGGGCGAGAAGATCATGCTGGCCATCATCACCAAGATGACCCTCACCCAGGTGTCCACCTGGTTCGCCAACGCGCGCCGGCGCCTCAAGAAGGAGAACAAAATGACGTGGACGCCGCGGAACCGCAgcgaggacgaggaggaggaggagaacattGATCTGGAGAAGAACGACGAGGATGAGCCCCAGAAGCCGGAGGACAAGGGCGACTCCGAGGGCCCCGAAGCAG GAGGAGCGGAGCAGAAGGCGGCTTCGGGCTGCGAACGGCTGCAGGGGCCGCCCACCCCCGCCGGCAAGGAGACGGAGGGCAGCCTCAGCGACTCGGATTTTAAGGAGCCGCCATCCGAGGGCCGTCTGGACGCGCTGCCCGGGCCCCCCCGCGCCGGCGGGCCCTCCCCGGCCGGGCCAGCGACAGCGCGTCTGGCTGAGGACCCGGCCCCTCACTACCCCTCGGGCGCGCCGGCTCCGGGCCCTCACCCAACCGCGGGAGAGCTGCCCCCCGGTCCCGGCGGGCCCTCGGTCATACACTctccgccaccgccgccgccgcaggCGGTGCTCGCCAAGCCCAAACTGTGGTCTCTGGCAGAGATCGCCACATCCTCGGACAAGGTCAAGGACGGGGGCGGCGGGAGCGAAGGCTCTCCATGCCCACCGTGCCCCGGGCCGGTAGCGGGGCAAACCCTAGGAGGCAGCCGCGCGTCGCCGACCCCGGCGCCATCGCGCTCGCCCTCGGCGCAGTGTCCCTTTCCAGGAGGGACGGTGCTGTCCCGGCCTCTCTACTACACGGCGCCCTTCTATCCCGGCTACACGAACTATGGCTCCTTCGGACACCTTCACGGCcacccagggccagggccaggccccACAACCGGTCCGGGCTCGCATTTCAATGGATTAAACCAGACCGTGTTGAACCGAGCGGACGCTTTGGCTAAAGACCCGAAAATGTTGCGGAGCCAGTCTCAGCTAGACCTGTGCAAAGACTCTCCCTATGAATTGAAGAAAGGTATGTCCGACATTTAA
- the IRX5 gene encoding iroquois-class homeodomain protein IRX-5 isoform X2 yields the protein MSYPQGYLYQPSASLALYSCPAYSTSVISGPRTDELGRSSSGSAFSPYAGSTAFTAPSPGYNSHLQYGADPAAAAAAAFSSYVGSPYDHTPGMAGSLGYHPYAAPLGSYPYGDPAYRKNATRDATATLKAWLNEHRKNPYPTKGEKIMLAIITKMTLTQVSTWFANARRRLKKENKMTWTPRNRSEDEEEEENIDLEKNDEDEPQKPEDKGDSEGPEAGAEQKAASGCERLQGPPTPAGKETEGSLSDSDFKEPPSEGRLDALPGPPRAGGPSPAGPATARLAEDPAPHYPSGAPAPGPHPTAGELPPGPGGPSVIHSPPPPPPQAVLAKPKLWSLAEIATSSDKVKDGGGGSEGSPCPPCPGPVAGQTLGGSRASPTPAPSRSPSAQCPFPGGTVLSRPLYYTAPFYPGYTNYGSFGHLHGHPGPGPGPTTGPGSHFNGLNQTVLNRADALAKDPKMLRSQSQLDLCKDSPYELKKGMSDI from the exons ATGTCCTACCCGCAGGGCTACTTGTACCAGCCGTCCGCCTCGCTGGCGCTCTACTCGTGCCCGGCGTACAGCACCAGCGTCATCTCGGGACCCCGCACGGATGAGCTCGGCCGCTCGTCGTCGGGCTCCGCATTCTCGCCCTACGCCGGCTCCACCGCCTTCACGGCGCCCTCGCCGGGCTACAACTCGCACCTCCAGTACGGTGCCGaccccgcggccgccgccgccgccgccttctCCTCGTACGTG GGCTCTCCCTACGATCATACACCGGGCATGGCAGGCTCCCTGGGGTACCACCCATACGCGGCGCCCCTGGGCTCGTACCCCTACGGGGACCCGGCGTACCGGAAGAACGCCACACGAGACGCCACCGCCACGCTCAAGGCCTGGCTCAACGAGCACCGCAAGAACCCCTACCCCACCAAGGGCGAGAAGATCATGCTGGCCATCATCACCAAGATGACCCTCACCCAGGTGTCCACCTGGTTCGCCAACGCGCGCCGGCGCCTCAAGAAGGAGAACAAAATGACGTGGACGCCGCGGAACCGCAgcgaggacgaggaggaggaggagaacattGATCTGGAGAAGAACGACGAGGATGAGCCCCAGAAGCCGGAGGACAAGGGCGACTCCGAGGGCCCCGAAGCAG GAGCGGAGCAGAAGGCGGCTTCGGGCTGCGAACGGCTGCAGGGGCCGCCCACCCCCGCCGGCAAGGAGACGGAGGGCAGCCTCAGCGACTCGGATTTTAAGGAGCCGCCATCCGAGGGCCGTCTGGACGCGCTGCCCGGGCCCCCCCGCGCCGGCGGGCCCTCCCCGGCCGGGCCAGCGACAGCGCGTCTGGCTGAGGACCCGGCCCCTCACTACCCCTCGGGCGCGCCGGCTCCGGGCCCTCACCCAACCGCGGGAGAGCTGCCCCCCGGTCCCGGCGGGCCCTCGGTCATACACTctccgccaccgccgccgccgcaggCGGTGCTCGCCAAGCCCAAACTGTGGTCTCTGGCAGAGATCGCCACATCCTCGGACAAGGTCAAGGACGGGGGCGGCGGGAGCGAAGGCTCTCCATGCCCACCGTGCCCCGGGCCGGTAGCGGGGCAAACCCTAGGAGGCAGCCGCGCGTCGCCGACCCCGGCGCCATCGCGCTCGCCCTCGGCGCAGTGTCCCTTTCCAGGAGGGACGGTGCTGTCCCGGCCTCTCTACTACACGGCGCCCTTCTATCCCGGCTACACGAACTATGGCTCCTTCGGACACCTTCACGGCcacccagggccagggccaggccccACAACCGGTCCGGGCTCGCATTTCAATGGATTAAACCAGACCGTGTTGAACCGAGCGGACGCTTTGGCTAAAGACCCGAAAATGTTGCGGAGCCAGTCTCAGCTAGACCTGTGCAAAGACTCTCCCTATGAATTGAAGAAAGGTATGTCCGACATTTAA